A region from the Simiduia sp. 21SJ11W-1 genome encodes:
- a CDS encoding 1-acyl-sn-glycerol-3-phosphate acyltransferase, with the protein MTDFDDIRPYRDDEVAPVLARIVKDPELHTAVAALKFPTLNKLAPWALRPLVAMKLKSQLAGINSVDGLQELVSRYLRAMLDEKARGVTASGLEGLARNQAYLFVSNHRDIAMDPAMVNYVLYQNEFQTLQIAIGDNLLTKPYVSDLMRLNKSFIVNRSAKAPREKLKAAKYLSSYIHHALCDEKSNVWVAQREGRAKDGRDKTNSAVVGMFALSKPKTQPLGEYIGELNIVPVSISYEWDPCDLAKSRELYLLKTEGSYQKGEHEDVASIAAGINGYKGRIHLSFGEVIKGEFNGTDEVAQEIDRQVLSNYVLFPSNCLAFQMLTGRVPKVGVGEDNTPFNPQDYPAEQAELERRVAGLNDEQRDLLLGIYANPVSAKLADH; encoded by the coding sequence ATGACCGATTTCGACGATATCCGCCCCTACCGCGACGATGAAGTAGCCCCTGTACTGGCCCGCATCGTAAAAGACCCAGAGCTACACACCGCGGTGGCGGCATTGAAGTTCCCCACGCTCAATAAACTGGCGCCCTGGGCCCTGCGTCCGCTGGTGGCCATGAAGCTTAAATCCCAGCTTGCCGGCATCAACAGTGTGGATGGCCTGCAGGAGTTGGTATCGCGCTACCTGCGCGCCATGCTTGATGAAAAAGCCCGCGGCGTTACCGCAAGTGGCCTTGAGGGCCTTGCGCGCAACCAGGCCTACCTGTTTGTGAGCAATCACAGAGATATCGCCATGGACCCGGCCATGGTGAACTATGTGCTCTACCAAAATGAATTCCAGACACTGCAAATCGCCATTGGCGACAACCTGCTCACCAAGCCCTATGTGTCTGATTTGATGCGCCTGAACAAGAGCTTCATCGTAAACCGCAGTGCCAAGGCGCCGCGTGAAAAGCTCAAGGCCGCCAAGTATTTATCGTCGTATATTCACCACGCCCTGTGCGATGAAAAATCCAACGTGTGGGTGGCCCAGCGTGAGGGGCGCGCCAAAGACGGGCGCGATAAAACCAACTCGGCAGTGGTGGGCATGTTTGCCCTGAGCAAACCCAAAACCCAGCCATTGGGCGAGTACATTGGCGAGCTGAACATTGTGCCTGTGTCTATTTCCTACGAGTGGGATCCATGCGATCTGGCCAAGAGCCGCGAGCTGTACCTGCTGAAAACAGAGGGCAGCTACCAAAAGGGCGAACACGAAGATGTAGCCAGCATTGCCGCTGGCATCAACGGCTACAAAGGCCGCATTCACTTAAGCTTTGGCGAAGTGATCAAAGGCGAGTTTAACGGCACCGATGAAGTCGCCCAGGAAATCGATCGCCAGGTGCTCAGCAACTATGTGTTGTTCCCCAGCAATTGCCTGGCCTTCCAGATGCTCACCGGGCGCGTGCCCAAGGTGGGGGTAGGGGAAGACAACACGCCCTTTAACCCACAAGATTACCCGGCCGAGCAAGCCGAGCTTGAGCGCCGCGTGGCAGGCCTGAATGATGAACAGCGCGATTTGCTGTTGGGTATTTACGCCAATCCCGTGAGTGCCAAACTCGCAGACCACTAG
- a CDS encoding YqcC family protein → MNARKAALAELLAELEQLMGALGIWAAQPPSPEALQSCEPFCVDTLSFPEWLQFVCIPKLASLCRQPAPLGVFAGSHIAAMAEVYIGGVPAQSADQNPLLGEFVACIARLDAIVSDK, encoded by the coding sequence GTGAACGCCCGCAAAGCGGCTCTGGCCGAATTGCTGGCCGAGCTTGAACAGCTGATGGGCGCGCTCGGGATCTGGGCGGCCCAGCCACCCTCACCTGAGGCCCTGCAAAGCTGCGAACCCTTTTGTGTAGATACCCTGAGCTTTCCCGAGTGGCTGCAATTTGTGTGCATCCCAAAGCTTGCGAGCCTGTGCCGGCAGCCCGCGCCGCTGGGCGTTTTTGCCGGCAGTCACATTGCCGCCATGGCCGAGGTATACATTGGGGGTGTGCCGGCGCAATCCGCCGATCAAAATCCGCTATTGGGCGAATTTGTGGCCTGTATCGCCCGGCTGGATGCCATTGTGTCGGACAAATAA
- the dinG gene encoding ATP-dependent DNA helicase DinG — protein MALNADLKKTIQTAYSQFLEARELKPRYGQKLMIAEIARTLGGIALDDEGVRVGEQHICVVEAGTGTGKTVAYLLAAIPVAKALGKKLVVSTATVALQEQIVYKDLPDLKRQSGLNFNFALAKGRGRYLCLSKLDRILTDVDAANASDQALYEDEYPQIDEQALTIYQSMMDALAANKWAGDKDEWHDEIEPQVWSRVTTDHRQCTGRRCSNVASCSFIKSRDSLGSFDVIVANHDLVLADLALGGGAILPEPADTLYIFDEGHHLPDKALNHFAEHSRLIGTMKWVEQTNKVQGAMLGEISGAGNIDRFAEQLPSALHEVKRNLELAYPMITQLAERIEDPERSPRYRFEQGLVPEALRDVSLELKHTFERLAELLGKMNREVEEALESSHCDVPKVDLETWFPQIGLWQSRAEANLALWASYAEPEQAGALPKARWITLVDFGGSIDYEICSSPILAARTLEYSLWRRCCGAVVTSATLTALGKFDRLKMRAGTPDDAHYAVVPSPFDFNQAVLRIPKAAQDASDSVNHTLAMIDALPDLLGAQNAALVLFASRRQMLDVYDGLPLAWRERILMQGDKSKQEMLTTHKQRIDAGEASVLFGLASFAEGVDLPGGYCQHVIIAKIPFAVPDDPVEASLSEWIEARGGNPFMEITVPDASLKLVQACGRLLRTEKDSGVITLLDNRLLTRRYGKAILNSLPPFRRELGGR, from the coding sequence ATGGCGCTCAACGCCGATCTGAAAAAAACCATTCAAACCGCCTACAGCCAATTCTTGGAGGCGCGTGAACTCAAGCCCCGCTACGGGCAAAAGTTAATGATTGCCGAAATCGCCCGCACCTTGGGCGGCATAGCGCTGGATGACGAAGGCGTGCGCGTGGGTGAACAGCACATCTGCGTGGTAGAGGCGGGCACAGGCACAGGTAAAACCGTTGCCTATTTGCTGGCCGCCATTCCCGTGGCCAAAGCCCTGGGTAAAAAATTGGTGGTGTCTACGGCGACTGTGGCACTGCAAGAGCAAATTGTTTACAAGGATCTACCCGACCTCAAGCGCCAATCGGGGCTCAACTTCAATTTTGCCCTGGCCAAGGGCCGTGGGCGCTACCTGTGCCTTTCCAAACTCGATCGCATTCTCACCGATGTAGACGCCGCCAACGCCAGCGACCAAGCCCTGTACGAAGATGAATACCCGCAAATTGATGAGCAGGCACTTACCATTTATCAATCCATGATGGACGCACTGGCGGCCAACAAGTGGGCCGGCGATAAAGACGAATGGCACGATGAAATCGAGCCGCAGGTGTGGTCGCGGGTGACCACCGATCACCGCCAGTGCACCGGCCGGCGCTGCTCGAATGTGGCCTCTTGCAGCTTTATTAAATCGCGCGATTCGCTCGGCAGTTTTGATGTGATTGTGGCCAACCACGATTTGGTGCTGGCAGACCTCGCCCTTGGCGGCGGCGCCATTTTGCCGGAGCCCGCCGATACCTTGTACATTTTTGATGAAGGCCACCACCTGCCCGATAAAGCCCTCAACCACTTCGCCGAGCACTCGCGTTTGATCGGCACCATGAAGTGGGTAGAGCAAACCAACAAGGTGCAGGGGGCAATGCTGGGCGAGATCAGCGGTGCGGGCAATATCGACCGCTTTGCCGAGCAGTTGCCCTCGGCGCTGCACGAAGTCAAACGCAACCTGGAGCTGGCCTACCCCATGATCACCCAGCTTGCCGAGCGCATTGAAGACCCGGAGCGTTCGCCGCGCTACCGCTTCGAGCAGGGCCTGGTGCCCGAGGCACTGCGCGACGTGAGCCTTGAGCTTAAACACACCTTCGAGCGGTTGGCGGAGCTGCTGGGCAAAATGAACCGCGAAGTGGAAGAGGCGCTGGAATCCAGCCACTGCGATGTGCCCAAGGTGGACTTGGAAACCTGGTTCCCGCAAATTGGCCTGTGGCAATCGCGCGCCGAGGCCAACCTGGCACTCTGGGCCAGCTACGCCGAGCCCGAGCAAGCAGGCGCGCTGCCCAAGGCGCGCTGGATAACCCTCGTGGATTTTGGCGGCAGCATTGATTACGAAATTTGCTCAAGCCCCATACTGGCGGCGCGCACCTTGGAATACAGCCTGTGGCGGCGCTGCTGCGGCGCGGTGGTGACCTCGGCCACGCTCACGGCGCTGGGCAAATTCGATCGCCTGAAAATGCGCGCAGGCACCCCGGATGATGCCCACTACGCGGTGGTGCCAAGCCCCTTTGATTTTAATCAGGCGGTGCTGCGCATTCCCAAGGCAGCACAAGATGCCAGCGACAGCGTGAACCACACCCTCGCCATGATAGATGCGCTGCCAGATTTGCTGGGCGCGCAAAATGCAGCGCTGGTGCTGTTTGCTTCGCGCCGGCAAATGTTGGATGTCTACGACGGCCTGCCGCTGGCCTGGCGCGAGCGCATTCTCATGCAGGGCGATAAATCCAAGCAGGAAATGCTCACCACCCACAAGCAGCGCATCGATGCCGGCGAGGCCAGCGTGCTGTTTGGCCTGGCAAGCTTTGCCGAGGGGGTGGATTTACCGGGCGGCTATTGCCAGCACGTCATCATCGCCAAAATTCCTTTTGCCGTACCCGACGACCCGGTAGAGGCCTCGTTATCTGAATGGATAGAAGCGCGCGGCGGCAATCCCTTCATGGAAATTACCGTGCCCGATGCCTCGCTCAAACTGGTGCAGGCCTGTGGCCGTTTATTGCGCACCGAAAAAGACAGCGGCGTGATTACCCTGCTGGATAACCGCCTGCTCACCCGCCGTTACGGCAAGGCCATTTTGAACTCCCTGCCACCGTTTCGGCGCGAGCTGGGCGGCCGCTAG
- a CDS encoding YchJ family protein, producing the protein MLPNACPCGSANAYAQCCAPLHQGAPAATPEALMRSRFSAHALGLLDYILASWASEARAAIDTGALSQWLGEAQFGQLRVLGAQQDWVEFECWYLQAGQLHSLHDRSFFIQEDGHWRYAASDAPRLKATQIGRNDRCPCGSQKKFKQCCAGRLAD; encoded by the coding sequence ATGCTACCCAATGCCTGCCCCTGTGGCTCGGCCAATGCCTACGCCCAATGCTGCGCGCCCCTGCACCAGGGGGCGCCTGCCGCCACCCCCGAGGCGCTGATGCGCTCGCGCTTTAGTGCCCACGCCCTGGGGCTTTTGGATTACATACTGGCAAGTTGGGCGAGTGAGGCACGCGCGGCCATAGACACGGGCGCACTCAGCCAGTGGCTGGGCGAGGCGCAGTTTGGCCAATTGCGGGTACTTGGTGCCCAGCAAGACTGGGTAGAGTTTGAATGCTGGTACCTGCAGGCAGGCCAATTACACAGCCTGCACGACCGCTCGTTTTTTATTCAGGAAGACGGCCACTGGCGCTACGCAGCAAGCGACGCGCCACGCCTTAAGGCCACACAAATCGGGCGCAACGACCGCTGCCCCTGTGGCAGCCAGAAGAAGTTCAAACAGTGCTGTGCAGGACGCCTGGCGGATTAG
- a CDS encoding kynureninase, producing MPELSQLMQTPNVLAQDYQHAAVGARIMLTGHIHQAIPDVAALAYTQHWDCLNRYGEERFEEEFAVVERVRAGFAGLIEAKAANIALATSVHDLFVRFLSALPLQARPKIVASDAEYPSVARQLARLAEAGIEVVLEPANPASTLVERLARHIDGRTAAICASSVNFETGHQSLELDTLMPLCAAEGVELFVDAYHSINVLSFSVADYNLEQAFVVGGGAKYCQMGSGIAFMHVPPGRDFRPVVTGWFGEYDPVVDSPAQTPLAYADGAVRFGGSSQDMLPVFRAAHVFDFFASRNLTPEFLDEVHHHQLAHLAKCFTDACFAPEQIALSTAVEYMGGFLSFNSPHAQQLSEAMRDRGVHTDFRKQWLRMGPAPYLCDEQLEDAIGALAEAVQEVCG from the coding sequence ATGCCCGAGCTCAGCCAACTCATGCAAACCCCCAATGTGCTAGCCCAAGATTACCAACACGCGGCGGTGGGCGCGCGCATCATGCTTACCGGTCACATTCATCAGGCCATTCCCGATGTGGCAGCCCTGGCCTATACCCAACACTGGGATTGCCTGAACCGCTACGGCGAAGAGCGCTTTGAAGAGGAGTTTGCGGTGGTGGAGCGGGTGCGGGCGGGCTTTGCCGGGCTGATAGAGGCAAAAGCTGCCAACATTGCGCTTGCCACCAGCGTGCACGATTTGTTTGTGCGCTTTTTGTCGGCGCTGCCCCTGCAAGCGCGCCCGAAAATTGTGGCAAGCGACGCCGAATACCCTTCGGTTGCGCGGCAGTTGGCGCGGCTGGCAGAGGCCGGCATAGAGGTGGTGCTGGAACCCGCCAACCCCGCCAGCACCTTGGTGGAGCGGCTGGCGCGTCACATAGACGGGCGCACAGCGGCCATTTGCGCCTCTTCAGTTAATTTTGAAACCGGCCACCAAAGCCTGGAGTTAGACACCCTCATGCCCCTATGTGCAGCCGAAGGGGTAGAGCTGTTTGTGGATGCCTATCACTCCATTAACGTGCTGTCTTTTTCGGTGGCCGACTACAACCTGGAGCAGGCCTTTGTGGTGGGCGGCGGCGCCAAATATTGCCAGATGGGCAGCGGCATTGCGTTCATGCATGTCCCGCCCGGGCGGGATTTCCGGCCGGTGGTGACGGGTTGGTTTGGCGAGTACGACCCGGTGGTAGACAGCCCCGCCCAAACACCCCTGGCCTATGCCGATGGCGCCGTGCGCTTTGGGGGTTCAAGCCAGGATATGCTGCCGGTATTTCGCGCAGCCCATGTGTTCGATTTCTTTGCCAGCCGCAATCTTACGCCCGAGTTTCTGGATGAAGTGCATCACCACCAGCTGGCCCACCTTGCCAAATGTTTTACCGATGCCTGCTTTGCGCCTGAACAGATTGCGCTTTCTACCGCCGTTGAGTACATGGGCGGCTTCCTTTCGTTTAACTCCCCCCACGCACAACAGTTAAGCGAAGCCATGCGTGATCGCGGTGTGCACACAGATTTCAGGAAGCAGTGGCTACGCATGGGCCCTGCGCCCTACCTGTGTGACGAGCAGCTTGAAGATGCCATAGGCGCGCTGGCCGAGGCGGTACAAGAGGTGTGCGGCTAG
- a CDS encoding SDR family oxidoreductase → MADFFSNKHVWITGASSGIGEALARELAARGAYLTLCARRESVLNALREQLPNAEHHRVLVLDLAQPEALFEQVRAAAAGCEVDILINNGGISQRGRADETAFAVDRRVMEVNYLGSVAMTKALMPKLVAASHGVVATVASVSGLVGSQGRSAYSASKHALMGFMESLRAEMHGKLQVTVACPGWVHTQISVNSLTASGEPLGKMEPGIANGLSAEACARAFLHAIARGRDEIVIGKGISALAPTVKRFLPAVFKRMNRKRAYR, encoded by the coding sequence ATGGCGGACTTTTTCAGTAACAAACATGTTTGGATTACCGGCGCATCATCGGGTATTGGCGAGGCGCTGGCGCGCGAGCTGGCCGCGCGCGGTGCCTATTTAACCTTGTGCGCCCGGCGCGAATCGGTACTCAATGCACTGCGCGAACAGTTGCCCAATGCAGAGCATCACCGCGTGCTGGTGCTGGATTTGGCGCAACCCGAGGCGCTGTTTGAACAGGTGCGTGCGGCGGCTGCCGGGTGTGAGGTGGATATCCTCATCAATAATGGCGGCATTTCCCAGCGCGGGCGCGCCGATGAAACGGCATTTGCCGTAGACAGGCGCGTGATGGAAGTGAACTACTTAGGCTCGGTGGCCATGACCAAGGCGCTGATGCCCAAGCTTGTGGCCGCAAGCCATGGCGTGGTGGCTACGGTGGCGAGCGTGTCTGGCCTTGTGGGCTCACAGGGGCGCTCGGCCTACAGCGCCTCCAAACATGCGCTGATGGGTTTTATGGAGAGCCTGCGGGCAGAAATGCACGGCAAATTGCAGGTTACCGTGGCATGCCCTGGCTGGGTGCACACCCAGATCTCGGTCAATTCGCTCACCGCAAGTGGCGAGCCGCTCGGTAAAATGGAGCCTGGCATCGCCAACGGCCTGAGCGCCGAGGCCTGCGCGCGGGCATTTTTGCATGCCATTGCGCGCGGGCGCGATGAAATAGTTATCGGCAAGGGCATCAGTGCACTCGCGCCAACCGTGAAGCGCTTTTTGCCCGCCGTGTTTAAACGTATGAATAGAAAACGGGCCTACCGCTAA